The following DNA comes from Candidatus Binatus sp..
TTGAGTTGGCGGCGGTGGCGGACCTGAGGGTCAAGCTGGTCGCCGCGCTTGGCGTGCCGGCGAAACTGATTACGCGCGACGCCGCGGCGGTGGTCGCGCGTCCCGATATCGATATCGTGGTCGAACTGTTTGGCGGCTACGAGCCGGCCCGCGCACTGATCATGCAGGCTCTGGCGGCGGGCAAGGACGTCGTTACCGCGAACAAGGCTTTGCTCGCAGAGCATGGCGGCGAGATTTTCCGCGAGGCCGGGATGCGCGGCCTGGCGGTCGGTTTCGAGGCAAGCGTCGGCGGCGGCGTGCCGATCATCCGCACCCTGCGCGAGGCGCTGGCCGGCGATCGCCAACGCGCGGCTTATGGAATCGTCAACGGCACCTGCAATTCCATCCTCACCACGATGACGGAGGACGGCGTCGAGTTCAGCGCCGCGCTCGCCGACGCGCAGGACAGGGGCCTGGCCGAGAAAAACCCCGCGCTCGATGTCGAGGGGCATGATTCGGCCCACAAACTTTGTCTGCTGGTCACGCTTGCCTTTGGCGTGATGGTGAAACCGGCGCAGATTTATACCGAAGGGATCACGCGGATTACGCAGGCCGACATCGCCTACGCGCGCGAGCTTGGCTACGCGATCAAACTGCTTGCCATCGGCAAGGATGACGACGGCGCGATCGAGGCGCGGGTGCATCCCACGATGATCCCACAACGCCACCTGCTGGCCGGCGTCGGCGGCGCGTACAATGCGATCTATATCCACGGCGACGCGCTCGGCGCGACAATGTATTCGGGACTCGGCGCGGGCGAGATGCCCACGGCGACGGCGGTGGTGGCCGATATGCTGGAAATCGCGCGGCATCGTCTGGCCGCAGGCTCGGCGCGGGCGCACGCGTTTGGATTTCCGATCCGCCTGATGAAGAGCGCCAGTGTCAAGCCGATGGACGACGTGGTATGCGAGTATTACCTGCGGTTCATGGCGCGGGATAAGCCCGGGGTGCTTGGCGCGATCGCGACGGTGCTCGGCCGTCACGGGCTTTCGATCGCGTCGGTGATCCAGAAGGGTCGCGGAGCGGCGCGGACGGTGCCGATTATCATGCGGACCCATGACGCGCCCGAGCGCAGCCTGAAACGCGCGCTGGCGGAGATTCGAAGGAAGAAAATCGTGCAGTCGGCCCCCGCGTTTATCCGAATCGAGGAGAAGCTTTAGGCGATGGCGTCGGACTCCAAGCGCGGATCGAAAGAGCAGCGGCTGTCTTACTGGCCCGGACTGATCGAGCATTACCGCCGCTTCCTGCCGGTGACGGATTCGACGCCGGTGGTCACCCTGAACGAAGGCAACACGCCGCTTATCGAGGTGCCCGTGCTGGCAAAGCGGCTCGGGCCAAACATCAAGGTTTACTTTAAGTTCGAAGGCGCCAACCCGACCGGCTCGTTCAAAGACCGGGGCATGACGCTGGCGATTTCGAAGGCGTTGGGCGAGGGCGCGCGCGCGGTAATCTGCGCTTCGACCGGCAACACGGCGGCGTCCGCGGCTGCCTACGCCGGACGCGCGGGGCTCAAGGCGTACGTGCTGATTCCCAAGGGCGCGGTGGCGCTTGGCAAGCTGTCGCAAAGCGTGATGCATGGCGCGCGGGTGCTCGAGGTGATTGGCAACTTCGACGTCTGCCTGAAGCTGGTGCGCGATCTTGCGGAGCGGGATCCGGTCAGGATTCGGCTGGTCAACAGTGTCAATCCCGATCGAATCGCGGGGCAGAAAACGGCGGCGTTCGAGATTTGCGATCAATTGGGCGACGCGCCGACGCATCATTTTCTGCCGGTCGGCAACGCCGGGAATATTACGGCCTACTGGGCCGGCTACCAGGAATATAAATCCGTGGGATTGAGCGAGCGGCTGCCGAAGATGATGGGCTACCAGGCGGCAGAGTCGGCGCCGATTGTGGTCGGCCATCCGATCGACGACCCGCATACCATCGCGACGGCGATCAAAATCGGCAATCCCGCGAGCTGGAAGAGCGCGACCAGCGCGCGCGACGAGTCGGGCGGGACTATCGACATCGTGACCGATTCGGAGATCCTCGCGGCGTATCGCTTGATCGCGAGCGGCGGCGTGTTCGCGGAGCCGGCGTCGGCCGCGTCGGTCGCGGGGCTGCTCAAGTACGCGGGCGCCGGGATGCTCAAGCCGGGCGCGGTCGTCGTGTGCACGCTCACCGGACACGGTTTGAAGGATCCCGACACGGCGCTCAAGAACTTAAGCAACACGATCGTGGTCGAACCGGAGTTGGCGAAAGTGCTGAAAGTTCTGGAGCGCGAATAAGCGGCGCGACTCGAAGCGGACCGATTGATGCGATGAAGTACGTCATCATACACGGCGACGGGATGGCCGATTGGCCGTGCGAGGAACTCGGCGGGATGACGCCGCTGGCGGCAGCGCACAAGCCCAACATGGACCTGATGGCGACGCGCGGGACGCTCGGGATGGTCGCAACGATTCCCAAGGGGATGCCCCCGGGCAGCGACGTCGGCACGATGACGATGCTGGGCTACGACCCGGCGCGCTATCACACCGGGCGCGCGCCAATCGAAGCGGCGAGCCAGGGAATCGAGATGGGGCCGCGCGACGTGGTGTTTCGAATGAATCTCGTATCGCTGAAGCCGGGTGACGGCGGCGCGATGATAATGAACGATTTCACCGCGGGCCATATTACCAGCGAAGAAGCCGCGCAGATCGTCGCCGACCTGCGCAAGCATCTGGCCGGCGGCGGAATCGAGTTTTTCAACGGCGTCAGCTACCGGCATCTGATGATGTGGCGCGGCGGAGTCGCGACGACCCATCTCACGCCCCCGCACGACATCACGGGCAAGCCCGTCGAGGCGTATCTGCCCAAGGGCGCGGGCGCGGATTTGCTCCGCGATCTGATGCGGCGTTCGGCGGAGATTTTGCGCGAACATCCGGTGAACAAGGCGCGCCGAGCCGGCGGCAAAACCGAGGCGACTTCGGCGTGGTTTTGGGGGCAGGGCACGCGGCCCGCGGTGCCGACGCTGAAGGAACGCTTCGGCGTCGAGGGCTCGGTGATATCGGCCGTCGATCTGGTCAACGGCCTGGGCCGGCTGGCCGGGCTGAACCTGATCAAGGTTCCGGGAGCCACCGGATTTCTCGATACCGATTACGCCGCCAAGGCGCGTTACGGTCTCGAAGCGCTCAAAGCGCGCGACTTCCTGCTGCTGCATATCGAGGCGCCCGACGAGGCCGGTCACATGGGCCGCGCCGACCTGAAGAAGGAAGCGATCGAGCGTATCGACGAGTTGATTATCGGGCCGATGCTCGCGGGACTGGGCGGCTTGGGCGAGTTTGCGATTCTGCTGATGCCGGATCACGCCACGCCGAGCCAGCTCAAGACTCATTCGCCGGAACCCGTCCCGTTCGCGCTGATGACGTCGGCGCAGTCGAAAGCGGGCGCCGGCGCGCCGCGCCGCTACACGGAAAGCGACGGTACCGCGGCGGGCCTGCTCGTCGGCGACGGCTATCACCTGATAGAATCGCTGTTCGGACGCCCGCTGAAGACTGCATCGAACTGACCTGGAGGCCCGGATGGAACGGAATCTTGCCCTCGAAGTAGTACGCGCGACGGAAGCCGCGGCGCTGGCGGCGGCGCGTTTCATCGGTAAGGGCGACGAGCGGCTGGCGGATCGAGCGGCGTGCGACGCGATGCGCAAGACGCTGAACTCGGTCGCGATGGACGGCAAGATAGTGATCGGCGAAGGCAAAGAGGGCGACGCCGAGTTTTTGTACGAGGGCGAAATCGTCGGCACCGGCGCCGGAACCGAAATTGACGTCGCGCTCGACGCGATCGAAGGTTCGCTGATCTGCGCCACCGGCGGACCCAACGCGCTGTCGTGCGTTGCGCTGGCGGAGCGCGGGCGAATCCTGCGCTGCCCCGATACTTACATGGACAAGGTCGCGTGCGGGCCCGCCGGGCGCGGCGTGATCGATATCGACAGGTCGCCGACCGACAATCTCAAGGCACTGGCCGAAGCAAAAAAAGTTTACGTCGAGGATTTGCGGGTCGCGATCCTCGACCGCCCGCGCCATGAGAAGTTGATCAATGAAGTGCGCCGCGCCGGCGCCGGGATCAAGATGCTGTCGGCCGGCGACCTGTCCGCCGCGATCGCCACCACCCGGCCGGAGAGCGAAATCGACGTGCTGATCGGAATCGGCGGCGCGCATCAGGGCGTGCTGGCCGGCGCCGCGATTCGTTCCGCCGGTGGCGAGATGCAGTGCCGCTTCGTGCCGCGCAACCCGGAGGAGGCGGAGGCGTGCCTGGCGATGGGAATCATGGATTTGAAGCATCGCTACACGCTGGAGGAACTGGCGGGAGACAACGTGATGTTCGCGGCGACGGGAGTGACCACCGGCGACTATCTGCGCGGCGTGCGATTCTTTTCCGGCGGCGCGATGACCAACAGCGTCGTGATGCGCTCGAAGACGCACACGATCCGCTTCATCGAGGCGATTCATCGTTTCGATTTCAAGCCCGAGTACTAAGCCGGCTTGCGGGAAGGTAGCTGGAAATGTGGCTGCGCGTGACGATGGATGGCAAGCCGATGATGATTAACGGTGATCGGGTGCTGAAAATCGTGGAGATCCCGGGCGGGGAAGGGCATCGCGGATGCCACGTGTATCTCTCGCTCACCGACTACCTGGTCGTCGATCAATCGCTGCGCGAGATGATGATCTCGCTCGGCTTCGAAGAGCGGCAGTAGTCCTTGCCAGATTCGCAATCGCGGCCGATCGAGGGCGACGTAGTCGTTCGCCGGCGCGGGCGAAGCGACGGACTGTTCGGCGCGATGAAGCCGGGAGTCGTGCTCGACATCCCGGCGGGCGGAGCGATCCAGTCGCGCGCGCTGTCGGCTTTGGGCTACCGCGTCGTTTCGGTCGATCTTTTTCCTGCGGCGTGGCGCGAACCGGCCGCCGCATGGGTTTGCGCGGATGCCAACGAGGCGCTGCCGTTTCGCGACGAGTCCTTCGACTACGTGCTGTCGCGCGAAGGGATCGAGCATCTCGAGGATCAGATGGGATTTCTCCGCGATTGCGCGCGCGTGATCAGGCCCGGCGGAAAGATCGTGCTGACCACGCCCAACCTGATGCATCTGTCGGCCCGGGCCAGCGGCTTTCTCACCGGGCAGCGCAATCTGCGCCGCGGCTTGATGAACGAGATTCAGACGCCGCGCAGCCGCAATCCGCGGCGGATTTATCACGGCCACGCGTTCATGCTCGACTACTATCGCGCGCGATATATGATGCGGCTGGCGGGCTTTGACCATCTCGAGGTTTACACCGACCGCTGGAGTCCCACCTCGGTGGCGATGTCGCCGTTCGTCCCGATTTTGTGGATGGCGATGAAATTTTCGGCGGCTGCATCCGCCCGCAACGCGCGCCGCCCCGGCCATCGCCCGCCGCGCGACGAGGTCACTCGCGAGATCATCGGCCACGTGCTGTCGCCGGCGCTCCTGTACGGCAAGCGGATGGTGATCGTGGCCGAGCGCGGGGCGTCCTGAGCGGATCTCGCTACATCGTTTGCAAGGCCTGGCAGGTGTTTGAATCCGGCTTGAACTGGCCGCTCAGGCACGCCAGCTTGGCCGCGCCGATCAGCGCGGGCTCGTCCCATTTCGCCGGCCACGGACCGGTGTTGACGGCAGCGCACGCCGGGTCGTTGCCCGTCGAGCACCATGAACTCAACTCACCGTGGAGGACGGCGAGTTGTTGGCACGCGTCCTGTTTGCCGGCGTTGCAAGCGGGGGTTTGCGTCTCGAGCGGCGCGGTGGATTCGATGGCAACCTTGGTGTCGCTGAGCGCCTGCACGATCGTATGACAGGCGGCCTGGTTGCCTTCATTGCATTTCTCGGCTGATTCAGCGCGAATCTTGTTGACAAATTGCTGCGCCTGCGGAGTGCATCCGGATGCGGCGGCGAGCACGATGGCGGGAGCGAGCAAGCCGGCGATCGCGCGGACGCTCGCGGCGGCATAGTCCCTGGATTTGCCTGGCACGGGCGCATTGTTTCGCGCGCGATGAGTTCCACGCAAGCAGCGGCCCGGCAAACTTCGCGCTCCGGCGGGGGTTGACAGTCAAACCGCGCAGGGCGGAACTAGAAGCGCGGGACTCGTGGCACCGCGCGGGCGGCGCGATTTTCCAAGGAGCGGGCAGGTGGACCTCAAAAATATAATTTTCGAAAAAGCCGCGATTGCGACCCTGACCGTTAACCGTCCGGCGGCGCTCAACGCGTTGAATCGCGAGGTGCTCGAGGAAATGGCGCGCGTGATTCGCGAGGTCCGCCACGACTCGTCGGTGCGCGTGCTAATCGTCACAGGCGCGGGCGATCGGGCGTTCGTCGCAGGCGCGGATATCGCCGCGATGTCCAAAATGTCGGCGGCTGACGGACTCGATTTTTCGCGCCTGGGCCATCGCGTAATGGAAAGTTTCGAGGACCTGCCGATTCCCGTCATCGCGGCGGTCAACGGCTTCGCGCTCGGCGGCGGCCTGGAGCTTGCGCTCGCGTGCGACCTGATCATCGCCAGCGATAAGGCCCGTTTCGGGCAGCCCGAGATAAATCTCGGACTCATCCCGGGCTTCGGCGGCACGCAGCGCCTGCCGCATCGAATCGGCCATAACAAGGCGCGCGAGCTGATCATGACGGGCGAGATGTTCGACGCGAAGACGGCGCTTGAACTGGGCCTCGCAAACCAGGTCGTGGCGGCCGCCGAGCTTGCCGAAAGCGCGCGCAAGCTGGCGGAAAAACTCGCGGCCAAATCCGCGGTTGCGCTGCGCCAGGCGAAGGCCGCGCTGCGGGCCGCGTTCACGATGGAAGAGGATGCCGGCTTGCGCTTCGAGCAGCAGGCGTTCGGGGTAGTGTTCGGCAGCGCGGATCGAGTCGAGGGAACCAGCGCATTCGTCGAGAAGCGGCCGCCCAACTGGCGGCACAAGTAGCCTTCGCGGGGC
Coding sequences within:
- a CDS encoding homoserine dehydrogenase, whose product is ELAAVADLRVKLVAALGVPAKLITRDAAAVVARPDIDIVVELFGGYEPARALIMQALAAGKDVVTANKALLAEHGGEIFREAGMRGLAVGFEASVGGGVPIIRTLREALAGDRQRAAYGIVNGTCNSILTTMTEDGVEFSAALADAQDRGLAEKNPALDVEGHDSAHKLCLLVTLAFGVMVKPAQIYTEGITRITQADIAYARELGYAIKLLAIGKDDDGAIEARVHPTMIPQRHLLAGVGGAYNAIYIHGDALGATMYSGLGAGEMPTATAVVADMLEIARHRLAAGSARAHAFGFPIRLMKSASVKPMDDVVCEYYLRFMARDKPGVLGAIATVLGRHGLSIASVIQKGRGAARTVPIIMRTHDAPERSLKRALAEIRRKKIVQSAPAFIRIEEKL
- the thrC gene encoding threonine synthase encodes the protein MSYWPGLIEHYRRFLPVTDSTPVVTLNEGNTPLIEVPVLAKRLGPNIKVYFKFEGANPTGSFKDRGMTLAISKALGEGARAVICASTGNTAASAAAYAGRAGLKAYVLIPKGAVALGKLSQSVMHGARVLEVIGNFDVCLKLVRDLAERDPVRIRLVNSVNPDRIAGQKTAAFEICDQLGDAPTHHFLPVGNAGNITAYWAGYQEYKSVGLSERLPKMMGYQAAESAPIVVGHPIDDPHTIATAIKIGNPASWKSATSARDESGGTIDIVTDSEILAAYRLIASGGVFAEPASAASVAGLLKYAGAGMLKPGAVVVCTLTGHGLKDPDTALKNLSNTIVVEPELAKVLKVLERE
- a CDS encoding cofactor-independent phosphoglycerate mutase, with the translated sequence MKYVIIHGDGMADWPCEELGGMTPLAAAHKPNMDLMATRGTLGMVATIPKGMPPGSDVGTMTMLGYDPARYHTGRAPIEAASQGIEMGPRDVVFRMNLVSLKPGDGGAMIMNDFTAGHITSEEAAQIVADLRKHLAGGGIEFFNGVSYRHLMMWRGGVATTHLTPPHDITGKPVEAYLPKGAGADLLRDLMRRSAEILREHPVNKARRAGGKTEATSAWFWGQGTRPAVPTLKERFGVEGSVISAVDLVNGLGRLAGLNLIKVPGATGFLDTDYAAKARYGLEALKARDFLLLHIEAPDEAGHMGRADLKKEAIERIDELIIGPMLAGLGGLGEFAILLMPDHATPSQLKTHSPEPVPFALMTSAQSKAGAGAPRRYTESDGTAAGLLVGDGYHLIESLFGRPLKTASN
- the glpX gene encoding class II fructose-bisphosphatase; its protein translation is MERNLALEVVRATEAAALAAARFIGKGDERLADRAACDAMRKTLNSVAMDGKIVIGEGKEGDAEFLYEGEIVGTGAGTEIDVALDAIEGSLICATGGPNALSCVALAERGRILRCPDTYMDKVACGPAGRGVIDIDRSPTDNLKALAEAKKVYVEDLRVAILDRPRHEKLINEVRRAGAGIKMLSAGDLSAAIATTRPESEIDVLIGIGGAHQGVLAGAAIRSAGGEMQCRFVPRNPEEAEACLAMGIMDLKHRYTLEELAGDNVMFAATGVTTGDYLRGVRFFSGGAMTNSVVMRSKTHTIRFIEAIHRFDFKPEY
- a CDS encoding class I SAM-dependent methyltransferase; amino-acid sequence: MPDSQSRPIEGDVVVRRRGRSDGLFGAMKPGVVLDIPAGGAIQSRALSALGYRVVSVDLFPAAWREPAAAWVCADANEALPFRDESFDYVLSREGIEHLEDQMGFLRDCARVIRPGGKIVLTTPNLMHLSARASGFLTGQRNLRRGLMNEIQTPRSRNPRRIYHGHAFMLDYYRARYMMRLAGFDHLEVYTDRWSPTSVAMSPFVPILWMAMKFSAAASARNARRPGHRPPRDEVTREIIGHVLSPALLYGKRMVIVAERGAS
- a CDS encoding enoyl-CoA hydratase/isomerase family protein codes for the protein MDLKNIIFEKAAIATLTVNRPAALNALNREVLEEMARVIREVRHDSSVRVLIVTGAGDRAFVAGADIAAMSKMSAADGLDFSRLGHRVMESFEDLPIPVIAAVNGFALGGGLELALACDLIIASDKARFGQPEINLGLIPGFGGTQRLPHRIGHNKARELIMTGEMFDAKTALELGLANQVVAAAELAESARKLAEKLAAKSAVALRQAKAALRAAFTMEEDAGLRFEQQAFGVVFGSADRVEGTSAFVEKRPPNWRHK